The following proteins come from a genomic window of Nostoc sp. ATCC 53789:
- a CDS encoding tetratricopeptide repeat protein: MIVQRCFVASGLIAFFAFGCNGGANSSIENTTQVVQESNVTQLFIEAKATQKAEDFFHQGNNLLDGQRYEDAIKVYDKAIAIKVESPEAWINRGIALTSLQRYQDALASYDRAIAIKPDKYEAWYNRGIALTSLQRYKDAIASYDKAIAIQPNKYQALINRGIALTKLHRYKDAIASYDRAIAIKQDLHQAYYNKACSYALQSNLELAIENLDKAIKLVPDKYKKLAKTDPDFSKVRSEKQFQELVQ; the protein is encoded by the coding sequence ATGATTGTTCAGCGCTGCTTCGTTGCATCTGGTTTGATAGCTTTCTTCGCATTTGGTTGTAATGGTGGGGCAAACTCATCAATAGAAAATACTACACAAGTTGTCCAAGAAAGTAATGTAACCCAGCTTTTCATAGAAGCGAAGGCTACCCAAAAAGCAGAAGACTTTTTTCATCAAGGTAATAATTTATTAGATGGACAACGTTATGAAGATGCAATAAAGGTATACGATAAAGCGATCGCCATCAAAGTTGAGAGTCCTGAAGCTTGGATTAACCGTGGCATAGCTTTAACATCGTTGCAACGCTACCAAGATGCTCTTGCATCCTATGATCGAGCGATCGCGATCAAACCCGATAAATATGAAGCCTGGTATAATCGTGGCATAGCTTTGACATCGTTGCAGCGCTACAAAGATGCGATCGCATCTTACGACAAAGCGATCGCTATCCAACCCAACAAATATCAAGCCTTAATTAACCGAGGCATAGCTCTGACAAAGCTACACCGCTACAAGGATGCGATCGCATCTTATGATAGAGCGATCGCCATCAAGCAAGATTTGCACCAAGCATATTACAATAAAGCTTGCTCTTATGCTTTACAAAGCAATCTAGAATTAGCAATTGAAAACCTAGACAAAGCAATCAAGCTTGTTCCTGATAAATACAAGAAATTAGCAAAAACTGACCCAGACTTTAGCAAAGTGCGTAGTGAAAAGCAGTTTCAGGAATTAGTGCAATAG
- a CDS encoding NAD(P)-dependent oxidoreductase, which produces MKKLLITGASGFLGWHLCQLAKPEWEIYGTYLSHPLEIPGIKTLKANLTNFQELKRIFNDVKPEAVIHTAAHSQPNFCQTNPKESHAINVIASCNIAGLCADNSIPCAFTSTDLVFDGLNAPYQEIDAVCPVNLYGEQKAIAEADMLERYPMTAVCRMPLMFGAETPTAKSFIQPFIQTLQAEEELSLFIDEFRTPVSGTTAAKGLLLALEKVNGIIHLGGKERISRYDFGQILLEVFQLPSTGLKSCRQQDVKMAAPRPADVSLDSSKAFALGYQPLSVREELQELINSQ; this is translated from the coding sequence ATGAAAAAATTGTTAATCACCGGGGCAAGTGGTTTTTTAGGATGGCATCTTTGCCAGCTTGCAAAACCAGAATGGGAGATTTATGGCACTTATTTATCCCATCCTTTAGAGATTCCTGGCATTAAAACATTAAAAGCGAACTTAACAAATTTTCAGGAATTGAAACGCATATTTAATGATGTCAAACCAGAAGCAGTTATTCATACTGCTGCACATTCGCAACCAAATTTTTGTCAAACAAACCCCAAAGAATCGCACGCAATTAACGTCATCGCATCCTGCAATATTGCCGGACTTTGCGCGGATAATTCTATTCCTTGTGCTTTTACCTCAACTGACTTAGTTTTTGATGGCTTAAATGCTCCCTATCAAGAAATAGATGCCGTGTGTCCTGTCAATCTTTACGGTGAGCAAAAAGCTATAGCTGAAGCAGATATGCTAGAAAGGTATCCCATGACCGCAGTGTGTCGAATGCCGTTAATGTTTGGTGCAGAAACACCTACAGCAAAAAGCTTTATTCAGCCATTCATTCAAACTTTACAAGCAGAAGAAGAATTAAGTTTATTTATAGATGAATTTCGCACACCAGTGAGTGGAACAACTGCCGCTAAAGGACTTTTATTAGCATTAGAAAAAGTTAACGGTATCATTCACTTAGGTGGAAAAGAGCGGATTTCGCGTTATGATTTTGGACAGATATTATTGGAAGTATTTCAACTTCCTAGCACTGGTCTTAAATCCTGCCGACAACAAGATGTGAAAATGGCAGCACCTAGACCAGCAGATGTTTCTTTGGATAGTTCCAAAGCATTTGCATTGGGGTATCAGCCATTATCTGTAAGGGAAGAATTGCAGGAATTAATCAATAGTCAATAA
- a CDS encoding ATP-binding protein, with translation MNSPPKPTTAINSRGHPREFEQIIQEKSQNFVGREFVFTAINNFLHRHNHGYFTIIGAPGSGKSAILAKYVTNNPQVIYYNAELEGKNRADEFLINICTQLINQYSLNYTSLPDNVTEGSWFFSSLLQQISDELEPHQKLIIAIDGLNCIDRNSQPPSTNLFYLPRYLPDKVYFLLTRRPFLREKSGLLIETPSQSLDLADYPKESRRDIQAYIQNCLTPQEIPPTPLEKGGNISPLLMGVRGNLKSWLSNHQINEEEFSDRLTSLSENNFMYVSQIIGAMADNFYPESFESNQLPPGLETYYQQHLHKMFPSEEGTEYSTDVLNVLIQQEQAISVDAIANIINTDEYEVEEVLESWLEFLHQEQIDGAIHYSLYHSSFRHWLGTQKIQSDY, from the coding sequence ATGAACTCACCACCCAAACCAACCACTGCAATCAATTCCAGAGGACATCCAAGGGAGTTTGAGCAAATCATTCAAGAAAAAAGCCAAAACTTTGTCGGTCGTGAATTTGTCTTCACGGCTATTAACAACTTTCTCCACCGCCATAACCACGGTTACTTCACTATCATTGGCGCACCCGGTAGCGGTAAAAGTGCCATTCTCGCCAAATATGTGACAAACAATCCTCAAGTTATTTATTACAATGCCGAACTTGAGGGTAAAAATCGTGCTGACGAATTTCTCATAAATATCTGCACGCAACTCATTAATCAATACTCGCTTAATTACACCTCTCTCCCTGATAACGTCACAGAGGGAAGTTGGTTTTTCTCTAGTCTTCTCCAGCAAATCAGCGATGAGTTAGAACCTCATCAAAAACTGATAATTGCCATTGATGGGTTGAATTGCATTGACCGCAATAGTCAACCACCTAGTACAAATCTGTTTTATCTCCCCCGCTATCTCCCGGATAAGGTCTATTTCCTCCTCACTCGCAGACCTTTCTTGCGGGAGAAGTCGGGTTTATTAATTGAAACGCCGTCGCAAAGTCTGGATTTGGCAGATTATCCAAAAGAAAGTCGGCGGGATATTCAAGCATATATTCAAAATTGCCTAACTCCTCAAGAGATCCCCCCAACCCCCCTTGAGAAGGGGGGCAATATTTCGCCCTTGTTAATGGGGGTTAGGGGGAATCTTAAATCTTGGCTGAGTAATCACCAGATTAATGAGGAAGAATTTAGCGATCGCCTCACCAGTTTGAGCGAAAATAATTTTATGTATGTTAGCCAGATCATAGGTGCGATGGCAGACAATTTCTACCCAGAATCTTTCGAGTCCAATCAACTCCCACCTGGTTTAGAAACATATTATCAGCAGCATTTACACAAAATGTTTCCATCCGAAGAAGGGACGGAATATAGCACAGATGTGTTAAATGTCTTAATACAGCAAGAACAAGCAATATCTGTAGATGCTATAGCTAATATAATCAATACAGATGAATACGAAGTTGAAGAAGTTCTAGAAAGTTGGCTTGAATTCTTACACCAAGAACAAATTGATGGAGCAATCCATTATAGTCTCTATCATTCCAGCTTCCGTCACTGGTTAGGTACACAAAAAATACAATCTGATTATTGA
- a CDS encoding WD40 repeat domain-containing protein, translating into MQTTLWGRWREMGEFADKLAAQSPAFQRAYLGSLAPSLVKSVKLEQYYETLTDFDFITAKINHPEFGVQPLIEDYDLIDHAETLNYPEYNSEKVKSLKLIQGALRLSAHILVTDKQQLASQLHGRLLNQQMPEEIQALLAQIKQEKTTPWLCPLTPSLTPPGGRLLRTLKGHSSYVNAVAVTPNGQQVISASDDKTLKVWNLATGEEQFTLNGHSHSVNAVAVTPNGQQVISASDDKTLKVWNLATGEEQFTLNGHSSYVNAVAVTPNGQQVISASDDKTLKVWNLATGKEGFFTFIRNLITRRKIFTLKGHSDWVKAVAVTPNGQQVISASYDNTLKVWNLATGEEQFTLNGHSHWVNAVAVTPNGQQVISASIDNTLKVWNLATGEEQFTLNGHSSYVNAVAVTPNGQQVISASYDNTLKVWNLATGEVIATFAGEGSIDCCAVAPDCMTIVAGDSSGRVHFLRLEGMREESRESNFICQGFH; encoded by the coding sequence TTGCAGACTACCTTATGGGGAAGATGGCGTGAAATGGGAGAATTTGCTGACAAGTTAGCGGCACAAAGTCCTGCATTTCAACGTGCTTACTTGGGTAGTTTAGCGCCAAGCTTAGTGAAGTCGGTAAAATTAGAACAGTATTACGAAACTCTGACTGATTTTGATTTCATTACTGCCAAGATTAACCATCCTGAGTTTGGGGTACAGCCGCTAATTGAAGACTATGATTTGATTGATCATGCAGAGACATTAAATTACCCAGAATACAACTCTGAAAAAGTCAAAAGTCTCAAATTGATTCAAGGGGCATTAAGACTGTCAGCACATATTTTAGTAACAGATAAACAACAATTAGCGAGTCAATTGCACGGAAGGTTACTAAATCAGCAAATGCCAGAGGAAATTCAGGCATTATTGGCACAAATAAAGCAAGAGAAAACTACCCCTTGGCTGTGTCCCTTAACCCCTAGTTTAACTCCACCAGGAGGACGCTTACTCCGCACCCTCAAAGGTCATAGTTCCTATGTAAATGCCGTCGCCGTCACCCCCAATGGGCAACAGGTGATTTCTGCCTCCGATGACAAGACCCTGAAAGTCTGGAATCTGGCAACAGGGGAGGAACAATTCACCCTCAATGGTCATAGTCACTCGGTAAATGCCGTCGCCGTCACCCCCAATGGGCAACAGGTGATTTCTGCCTCCGATGACAAGACCCTGAAAGTCTGGAATCTGGCAACAGGGGAGGAACAATTCACCCTCAATGGTCATAGTTCCTATGTAAATGCCGTCGCCGTCACCCCCAATGGGCAACAGGTGATTTCTGCCTCCGATGACAAGACCCTGAAAGTCTGGAATCTGGCAACAGGCAAAGAAGGATTTTTTACTTTTATTAGGAATCTGATCACCAGAAGAAAAATATTCACCCTCAAAGGTCATAGTGACTGGGTAAAAGCCGTCGCCGTCACCCCCAATGGGCAACAGGTGATTTCTGCCTCTTATGACAACACCCTGAAAGTCTGGAATCTGGCAACAGGGGAGGAACAATTCACCCTCAATGGTCATAGTCACTGGGTAAATGCCGTCGCCGTCACCCCTAATGGGCAACAGGTGATTTCTGCCTCAATTGACAACACCCTGAAAGTCTGGAATCTGGCAACAGGGGAGGAACAATTCACCCTTAATGGTCATAGTTCCTATGTAAATGCCGTCGCCGTCACCCCCAATGGGCAACAGGTGATTTCTGCCTCTTATGACAACACCCTGAAAGTCTGGAATCTGGCAACAGGGGAGGTCATTGCCACCTTCGCAGGGGAAGGTTCCATTGATTGCTGTGCAGTTGCACCCGATTGCATGACAATTGTGGCAGGAGATTCTTCAGGTAGGGTGCATTTTTTGCGCCTTGAAGGGATGAGAGAGGAATCAAGGGAGAGTAATTTTATCTGCCAAGGATTTCATTGA